In the Agrococcus beijingensis genome, GGGCCTCGACCCGATGGCCGTCGAGACCACCGTCGACGTGCTGCGCGACGTCGCCCGCACCGGCGCCCCCGTGCTCTTCTCGAGCCACCAGCTCGACGTCGTCGAGCGCCTCTGCGACTCGCTCGTGATCCTCGCGCACGGCGAGGTGCGCGCCGCCGGCACCCGTGCCGAGATCCGCGCCGCCCACGCCCGCCCCGAGTGGATCCTCGAGACCGACGACGCCGGCTTCGTGCGCGGCATCCCGGGCGTCGAGGTGATCGAGTTCGACGGCGGCCATGTGCGCTTCACCGCCGAGAGCGACGAGGCCGCCGACCGCGTGCTCCGCGACGCGATCGAGCGCGGCAGCGTGCGCAGCTTCGCCCCCACCATCCGCCCGCTCACCGAGATCTTCCAGGAGGTCGTCCGATGACTGCCGTGCACGCATCCCCCAACACCCGCGGCCGCACCGGCTTCTGGGCGGCGACCGGCATCGTCGCGCAGCGCGAGATCCTCGTGCGGCTGCGCTCGAAGTCGTTCGTCATCTCGACCGCGATCATGCTCGCGCTCATCCTGGCGGCGGTGATCTTCTCGTCGGTCGGCCCGGCGCTCTTCGACGAGGACACCCGCGTCGCCACCGTCGGCTCGCTCGCCGCGACCCTCGAGGCGATGGACGGCCTCGCCGTCGACACCCTGTCGGGGGCGGATGCGGTGCGTCAAGCAGTGCTGGACGGCACGGCCGACGCCGGGGTCGTGCCGGGCGATGGGCCCAGCGGCCTGCTGGTGCTGGCCGACCGCGAGGCGCCCTCGTCGCTGATCCAGATGCTGAGCGTCGCGCCGGCGCTCGAGCTGCTCGACCCGAACGCGCCCGACCCGATGCTCACCTACTTCATCGGCATCGCCTTCGGCATCGTCTTCTTCTCGTCGGCGATCACCTTCGGCCAGACCATCGCGCAGTCGGTGGTGGAGGAGAAGCAGTCGCGCATCGTCGAGATCATGCTGGCGACCGTGCCGGCGCGGGCGATCCTGGCCGGCAAGGTGATCGGCAACTCGGTGCTCGCCTTCGGGCAGATCATCCTGATCGCGGCGGTGGTGCTGCTGGGCGGCGCCATCACGGGCTCGCAGCTGCTGCTCGACGGGCTCGGCATGCCGATCGTCTGGTTCGTGGTGCTCTTCACGGTGGGCTTCGTGATGCTCGCGGCGCTCTACGCCGCGGCCGCCGCGCTGGTCTCGCGCGCCGAGGATCTCGGCACCGCCACCAGCCCGCTGATGATGCTGATCATGCTCCCGTACATCCTGGTGATCTTCTTCAACAACAACCCGGTGGCGCTGCAGGTCATGTCGTACGTGCCGTTCTCGGCGCCGGTCGCCGTGCCGATGCGGGTCTACCTGCAGACGATGGAATGGTGGGAGCCGTTCCTGTCGCTGGGCATCCTCGCCGCCTTCACGGTGCTGGTGATCGTGTTCGCCGCGAAGGTCTACGAGCGCTCGCTGCTGAAGACCGGCGCGATGGTGAAGTGGCGCGACGCCCTGAAGGCGTAGCCCGCACCTCCCCCTCTCCCCCCTCCCCCCGCACAACGCAAGCCCGCCAGCCTCGTTCCGCGACGGACGCGCCCCCACCGGGGCGGCGGCCGCCGGATCGGCTCGGCGGGCTTGCGTTGTGCATCCGCCGCCACGCTCCGCGCACCCACGCGACCCACCGCATCCGACCAGACGAGGGCGTCCGAGCCCGACATGGGCAGATGGTTGACACGGCGCCGGTCCCATGGTTCATTAGTCGAGTAATGAACCAACGGAGTAAGGAACCCCGAGCTCCGGGATGTGCGCACATCCGACCCGACACCAACCAGGAGGCAGCATGCTCGACGACAGCAAGCCGCTCTTCGTCTCGGTGGCCGAGCAGATCGAGGACGGGATCCTCGACGGCAGCTACCAGGAAGACGGCCCCGTCCCCTCGACGAACGAGCTGGCCGCCTTCCTCCGCATCAATCCCGCCACCGCCGGCAAGGGCCTCGGCCTCCTCGTCGACGCGGGCGTGCTCATCAAGAGGAGAGGGATCGGCATGTTCGTCGCCCCCGGCGCCGCCTCGGCGCTCCGCGAGCGCCGCAAGAGCGCGTTCGAGGATCAGTTCATCGCACCCCTGCTCCGCGAGGCTGCACAGCTCGGCATCTCGCCGGCAGAGCTCGCAGACATGATCACGAAGGAAGTCGCACGATGACCGCCATCGTCACCACCGCCCTGTCGAAGCACTACCCCGAGGTGCGCGCGCTCGACGGCGTCACGCTGCAGCTCGAGGAGCACCGCATCCACGGCCTGCTGGGCCGCAGCGGCGCGGGCAAGACGACGCTCATGCAGCTGCTCACCGGCCAGGTGTTCGCCACCTCCGGGCAGATGCAGGTGCTGGGCGCCAGCCCGATCGAGAACGTCGCGGTGCTCTCGCAGACCTGCTTCATCCAGGAGAGCCAGCGCTACCCCGACACGTTCCGGCCGATCGACGTGCTGCGCATCGCGGCCGGCGCCTACCCGAACTGGGATCAGTCGCTCGCCGACCAGCTCGTCGCCGACTTCAAGCTGCCCGTCAAGCGCACGATCAAGAAGCTCTCGCGCGGCCAGCTCTCGGCGATCGGCATCGTGCTCGGCATCGCCTCGCGCGCACCGCTGACGTTCTTCGACGAGCCCTACCTGGGCCTCGACGCGGTCGCCCGGCGCCTGTTCTACGACCGCCTGCTCGCCGACTACAGCGAGCACCCGCGCACGATCGTGCTCTCGACGCACCACATCGACGAGGTCGCGAACCTGCTCGAGCACGTCGTGATCCTCGACCAGGGCAGGGTGCTGCTCGACGCCGACACCGACGAGCTGCACGACGCGGCGATCACCGTCTCGGGGCGCGCAGACACGGTGGATGCGTTCCTGGCGGGCCGCGAGGT is a window encoding:
- a CDS encoding ABC transporter permease, coding for MTAVHASPNTRGRTGFWAATGIVAQREILVRLRSKSFVISTAIMLALILAAVIFSSVGPALFDEDTRVATVGSLAATLEAMDGLAVDTLSGADAVRQAVLDGTADAGVVPGDGPSGLLVLADREAPSSLIQMLSVAPALELLDPNAPDPMLTYFIGIAFGIVFFSSAITFGQTIAQSVVEEKQSRIVEIMLATVPARAILAGKVIGNSVLAFGQIILIAAVVLLGGAITGSQLLLDGLGMPIVWFVVLFTVGFVMLAALYAAAAALVSRAEDLGTATSPLMMLIMLPYILVIFFNNNPVALQVMSYVPFSAPVAVPMRVYLQTMEWWEPFLSLGILAAFTVLVIVFAAKVYERSLLKTGAMVKWRDALKA
- a CDS encoding ABC transporter ATP-binding protein, whose amino-acid sequence is MTAIVTTALSKHYPEVRALDGVTLQLEEHRIHGLLGRSGAGKTTLMQLLTGQVFATSGQMQVLGASPIENVAVLSQTCFIQESQRYPDTFRPIDVLRIAAGAYPNWDQSLADQLVADFKLPVKRTIKKLSRGQLSAIGIVLGIASRAPLTFFDEPYLGLDAVARRLFYDRLLADYSEHPRTIVLSTHHIDEVANLLEHVVILDQGRVLLDADTDELHDAAITVSGRADTVDAFLAGREVLERQSLGTLATATVRNTPGDELDAREAGLDVTPVSLQALFVHLTTQAAAAAATDPATDVATV
- a CDS encoding GntR family transcriptional regulator translates to MLDDSKPLFVSVAEQIEDGILDGSYQEDGPVPSTNELAAFLRINPATAGKGLGLLVDAGVLIKRRGIGMFVAPGAASALRERRKSAFEDQFIAPLLREAAQLGISPAELADMITKEVAR